The Candidatus Eisenbacteria bacterium nucleotide sequence GATCCCGGCGATCGGTGTCGGGGAGGCGGTCTTCTGGAGGAGCGGGAGGATCGACTCCTTCGTGGTCATGTAGTGGAAGCTCCCGGTGGGGTCCGTGATCTTCCCCGTGATCCCGACCCAGCGTCCGCAGTGGTGCATGACGAGGAGCCCCTCCGGGTGCTCGCCCGCCACCGGGACGATTCTCAGCGCGCCCACCTCCATCGGCTCGCCGCATGTGAGCTCGGGCATCGCGTCGGGCATTCCCGGGCCCGGAATGACGCGGATGCGCTCGCTGAACCGCCAGTACATCGTCTGGTCGGCGACTGGTCTCACGGGAATCAAGCCCTTGGCGTCGAGCACCGCGATGTCATTGGCCGCATCCGAGGCGATTAAATCGCTCGCCGTCAGGGAGCCTCCGCCTCGCAATGCGATCTCGAGCCTCTCGGCTCCCTTGAGGGCGCTCAGGCGCACGACCAGGCGGCCCGGATCGCCGAGGAATGTCCCGTACGTCTGACGCAAGGGAGCGCCGCCAGGCCCTTGCACATCCACGAGGGCGACGGCCGGCATGATACCGCTCCAGTCCTGCGTGACCGGGTCCCCGGCGTGGGCGGACGCGGCGAGCATCGCAGCGAGCGCGACAAGGAAGAGAAGGGTCATCCGGAATGCCGGGCGCTTGGGACTATGGAACATCTCAGCCTCCCTGAACTCGATTCGTGTTCGCGATCGTCCACCGAAGAGCGAACCCCATGGATCCGTTTCGGTTCCCGGAACCTATCCGAAGGGCTCCAGAGCATGCTACCATGCTCTGTCTATGTGGGGCTAGAGGTAGCCGCGGCGCACGCCGCCTGGAAGGAAGGAGTCGTCATCGCATGAGCGTTCATGTCGGAATCATGGGATTCGGGCGGATCGGGAGGAACGCCTTCCGCATCATCCAGCAGAGCCATCCGGAGATCGATGTCGTCGCCATCGTCGATGTCGCGGACCCGAAGGCTCTCGAGTACCTGCTCCGCTTCGATACGGTCCATGGCAAGTTCTCCGAGCCGATTTCGGTGAAGGGGAACGCGATGTACCACCGCGCCCGGCAGATCAAGATGCTGACCGCGCGGGAGCCCGGCGAGGTGAGCTGGAAAGACCTCGGCGTCGAGATCGTCATCGAGGCCACGGGCAAGTACCGATACCGTCCCATGCTCGAGAAGCACCTCGACGCGGGCGCGCGCAAGGTCGTCCTGACGGTGCCCCCGCGGGACGAGATCGATGCCGTCATCGTCATGGGGGTGAATGATCACATCCTGACTCCGGAGCATCGGATCGTGTCCGCCGGGTCGTGCACGTCGAATTGCCTGGCGCCGATCGCGCGCGTCCTGAACGACGCCTTCGGGATCGAGAAGGGGCTCATGACGACGGTCCACGCCTACACGAACGACCAGCGGCTCGCCGACGTTCCGCACGAGGATCTGCGCCGCAGCCGGGCGGCCGCCGAGAACATCATCCCGACAACGACCTGGGCGCCGCAGGCGGTCGAGCGCATCCTGCCGGAACTCGCGGGACGCCTGGGCGGAATCGCGATCAACGTTCCGGTTCCGGACGGCTCGGTCATCGACCTCGTGACCTTGATGAGGCGGCCCGTGACGGCGGAGGAAGTCAACGAGGTCGTCAAGAGCGCGGCCCAGTCGGTCTACAAGAACATCATCGAGTATACCGAGGAGCCTATCGTCTCGAGCGATGTGATCGGCAACTCCCACTCGGCGATCTTCGACTCCCTTTCGACCAGCGTCCTGGGCGGCGACCTTCTCAAGACGATCGCCTGGTACGACAACGGCTGGGGATACGCGACCCGCGTCGTCGAAATGGTCGAGAGGCTGGCAAAGCTGTGATGGGGGGGAGGATGAAGTCTCGCATCGCGATCAACGGTTTCGGACGCATCGGACGGGCGATCTTCCGCCTTCTCGCGGACGCGAACGACCTGGAGGTCGTCGCGGTCAACGACATCGCTCCCAATGTCGCTCTCGGCTACCTCCTCAAGTACGACACGGTGATGGGCCGCTTTCGCGGGGAAGTTGCGATCGACGGCGACACCATGCACGCCGGCGGACACAAGGTGCGGATGTTCGAGATCCGCGACCTGGCCGATCTTCCCTGGAAGAGAGAGGGGATCGACTTCGTCATCGAGGCGACGGGGAGGTTCCGGGACCGGGCGTCTCTGGAGAAGCACATCCTGGCAGGAGCCCGCGCGGTCATCCTCACGGTGCCGGCGAAGGATGAGATCGACGCGACGATCGTCGTGGGCGTGAACGACGATCAACTCAAGCCGGAGCACCGGATCGTCTCGAACGCCTCCTGCACGACCAACTGCCTCGCCCCGATCGCCAAGATCCTCAATGACTCGTTCGGGATCGAGAGGGGCTTCATGACGACCGTGCACGCCTACACGAACGACCAGCGTCTCGCCGACGTCCCGCACTCGGACTTCAGGCGCAGCCGGGCCGCCGCGGAGAACATCATTCCCACGACGACGGGCGCCGCCCGCGCCGTCGGCAAGGTGCTCCCGGAGCTGAAGGGGAAGCTCGACGGCATCGCGATGCGGGTGCCCGTGCCGGACGGCTCAACGGTCGATCTCGTCACGGTGATGAGCAGGCCCGTCACCGCCGAGGGCGTGAACGAAGCCGTGCGCAAGGCCGCGGAAGGCCCCCTGAAGACGATCGTCGAGTATGCCGACGGCGCGATCGTCTCGAGCGACGTGATCGGCAATCCGCACTCCGCGATCTTCGATGCCGCCCTCACGGGCGTCGTCGGAGGCACCTACCTCAAGACCGTGGCCTGGTACGACAACGAGTGGGGCTACTCCTGCCGCGTGGTCGATCTGCTGCGGAAGATGATGAAGCTGTCCCAGTAGGCGCTCTGTGGAGGATCGATCGATTCGCAGGCGAGCTCTGAAGGGCCGAGGCCGGCGGCGGCGCGGAGCCGAGTCCTCGTGAGTTCCGCCATGCCTCGACGGGACAGGCGCGACTGGGCGCGAATCGCGCTCTGGCTCGTCGGCGCGACGATGGGATACAACGTTCTCGAAGCGGCGATCGCTCTCTGGTCGGGGATCGCCGCCCGCAGCGTCGCCCTGGTCGGCTTCGGCCTCGACAGCGTGATCGAGTGCAGCGCCGCGGTTCTGCTCTTCTGGCGCCTCTCGAAGGAGGCGCGCGGGGGAAAGCGCGAGGAGATCGAGGCGGCAGAGCGGCGCGTGCGACGCTTCGTCGGAGCCACCTTTCTTCTTCTTGCCGTCTACGTTCTGGCGCAGGGGATCTGGACGCTGATCGGGCGCGACGCTCCCGAAGAGAGCGTCGTCGGCATCGTCCTGGCTGCCGTCTCCCTCGTCGTCATGCCGCTCGTCGCCTGGGGGAAGCTCCGCGCGGCCCGGGAGATCGGGAGCGCTGCCCTGCGCGCCGAAGCGAAGGAGACTCTGGCATGCTCCTATCTCTCCTTCACGCTCCTGCTCGGTCTCGTCGCCAACGCGGCCGCGGGCGCGTGGTGGGCGGATCCGGTGGCGGCTCTCCTCATGGTCCCCTGGCTGGTGCGGGAGGGGCTCGAGGGGGTGCGGGGGGAGGATTGCTGCTGCGGAGCGTGAGCTCCCGCGCAGCGAATCCGAGGGAATCGGCCGGGTAGCCGTCCCCAGCATCGAGGACCACGATCTCGCACTCCGCCCGGAGCCCGCGCTCAGGAATCGATGCCTGGATCGTGTGCGGACCGGGCCTGATCTGCCAGAACAGACGGTGGACTCCGCGCGTCGCCCCATGCGCTTCGCCGTCGATCCGCCAGATGACGCGGGACCGCGCGGGGGCTTCCGCCTCCAGCGCGAGCTGCTGCTGGTCCGCGGGAAGCGTCGGGTCCGCGGCGATGACGGCGCCATCGACCGGTCTGCGGATGGCGAAGAGGATCTCCTCGCGGCCGCCGTCCCGTTGCGGCCCATCGAGGGCGCGGCACGTGCCGCTTCCGCAAAGGCACGGCGTCGCCTTCTCCGGAGGTCTCGGGAGCCCTCGATCCTCCTGCCAGAACGAGAATCGCTCGGGAAGCACGGCGAAGACGGCACGCCTCACGCGCGAGCGGGGAGTGCACGATCGGGCGAGCAGGCCGGTGGACGCATCGACCCTGTAGCCGGCGTGGGCCGCGCAGATGGGCAGAGGCGGATCGGCGCGACGGAACGGGCTCCAGTCCGCGTGGGGACAGTCCGATCCCGCCCCGCACCCTGAGAGAGGGCAGACCGCGCGCTTCTCGACTCCGTCCGGGATCGGGAAGGGCGGGGACGGCTCGGCCGCCTCGAGCGCCTCGAGAATCGATCTCGCCACGAGCGCCGGGCCCTCGGTGCCGGTGACGCGATCGGTGGCCGTGCCGTCGGGGTTCCCCATCCAGACAGCCACGGTGTGCCGGGCGGTGTAGAGGACCGCCCAAGCGTCGCGCCAATCGGAGGAGGTCCCCGTCTTCGCCGCCACCTCGCGCGACATCTCCAGAGGGCCGCCCCTTCCGAAGGCGGCCGCCCTCGCCGCCGGATCGGAAAGGATCTCGCTCACCCAGGAGCAGGCGATCGGATCGATGGCGTGACGCCTTCGAGGGGACGGCGCCAACCGTTCCCGTCCACTCCGATCCCTGGTGGAGAGGATCGCCGCGGGCTCGATCCAGGTTCCGCCGCGCGCAAGGGTCGCATAGGCCGCCGCCAGATCGAGAAGGGACACTTCTCCGGCGCCGAGCGTGAGTCCCAGTCCCAGCCGGTCGATCTCTTCCGCGCGCGCCAGGCCGACGTCCACGAAGTGCCTCGCCACGTTCTCCGAACCGGCCAGGCCGAACGCCTCGACCGCGGGGACGTTCCATGAGTTGGCGAGCGAGAGGCGCGCGGAGACCGGTCCCGAAAACCCGCCGGCGTAATTGCGCGGCGCGAATATTCCCGTCGCGTCCTCATAGCTTGTCGGGACGTCGCCCAGGATCGTCGAGGGACGGATCGGCCCGGTGAAGGCGGCGGCATAGGTGAACGGCTTCACGGCGCTGCCGGGCTGGCGCGGAGCGAGCGCGGCGTTCACCTGGCCCGC carries:
- the gap gene encoding type I glyceraldehyde-3-phosphate dehydrogenase; amino-acid sequence: MKSRIAINGFGRIGRAIFRLLADANDLEVVAVNDIAPNVALGYLLKYDTVMGRFRGEVAIDGDTMHAGGHKVRMFEIRDLADLPWKREGIDFVIEATGRFRDRASLEKHILAGARAVILTVPAKDEIDATIVVGVNDDQLKPEHRIVSNASCTTNCLAPIAKILNDSFGIERGFMTTVHAYTNDQRLADVPHSDFRRSRAAAENIIPTTTGAARAVGKVLPELKGKLDGIAMRVPVPDGSTVDLVTVMSRPVTAEGVNEAVRKAAEGPLKTIVEYADGAIVSSDVIGNPHSAIFDAALTGVVGGTYLKTVAWYDNEWGYSCRVVDLLRKMMKLSQ
- the gap gene encoding type I glyceraldehyde-3-phosphate dehydrogenase, which encodes MSVHVGIMGFGRIGRNAFRIIQQSHPEIDVVAIVDVADPKALEYLLRFDTVHGKFSEPISVKGNAMYHRARQIKMLTAREPGEVSWKDLGVEIVIEATGKYRYRPMLEKHLDAGARKVVLTVPPRDEIDAVIVMGVNDHILTPEHRIVSAGSCTSNCLAPIARVLNDAFGIEKGLMTTVHAYTNDQRLADVPHEDLRRSRAAAENIIPTTTWAPQAVERILPELAGRLGGIAINVPVPDGSVIDLVTLMRRPVTAEEVNEVVKSAAQSVYKNIIEYTEEPIVSSDVIGNSHSAIFDSLSTSVLGGDLLKTIAWYDNGWGYATRVVEMVERLAKL
- a CDS encoding tetratricopeptide repeat protein, yielding MFHSPKRPAFRMTLLFLVALAAMLAASAHAGDPVTQDWSGIMPAVALVDVQGPGGAPLRQTYGTFLGDPGRLVVRLSALKGAERLEIALRGGGSLTASDLIASDAANDIAVLDAKGLIPVRPVADQTMYWRFSERIRVIPGPGMPDAMPELTCGEPMEVGALRIVPVAGEHPEGLLVMHHCGRWVGITGKITDPTGSFHYMTTKESILPLLQKTASPTPIAGIEIGTSDWLNPATAKGLLVRAFLTSYENPTAAQPFFDLASARDKEMPEIRFWAGKALFKEAKYPEAEAAFREAARLRPRWEHAYFMGGASAFQQKNYDVAVQIYDEGLKSIPKSAMIMSNKAAALGGLGRVQEAVDVLKAAIEANPTYGMAVFNLGGLYLQMGKRIDAEEQYTKLLEIDKGLADGLRKMLDSK